In Oryza sativa Japonica Group chromosome 2, ASM3414082v1, the following are encoded in one genomic region:
- the LOC9271608 gene encoding auxin-responsive protein SAUR71, which translates to MKAKRLLKRLSRVADDSPAAAAYQQLRPKQAAAAAAGGKVPQGHVPVCVGEEGGPVERFAVRAELLGSPAFAALLRRAAQEYGYGHPGALRIPCPVADFRRLLLRLSAAAAAAADEGEYPSSYDC; encoded by the coding sequence atgaaggccaagcgcctcctcAAGCGGCTCTCCCGCGTCGCCGACgactcccccgccgccgcggcgtaccAGCAGCTCCGGCcgaagcaggcggcggcggcggcggcgggggggaaGGTGCCGCAGGGGCACGTGCCGGTGTgcgtcggcgaggagggcgggCCGGTGGAGAGGTTCGCGGTGAGGGCGGAGCTCCTCGGGAGCCCGGCGTTCGCGGCGCTGCTCCGGCGGGCGGCGCAGGAGTACGGGTACGGCCACCCCGGCGCGCTCCGCATCCCCTGCCCCGTCGCCGacttccgccgcctcctcctccgcctctccgccgccgccgccgccgccgccgacgaaggCGAATACCCCTCCTCCTACGACTGctag